Below is a genomic region from Leucobacter exalbidus.
CCCACGTGAGCTCGGGGTCGACCAGGTACTGGCTGCCCAGGTTCGACGTGAGGATCAAGATCACGTTTCTGAAATCGACCGTGCGGCCCTGGCCATCGGTGAGCCGGCCGTCGTCGAGCACCTGCAGCAGCACGTCGAACACCTCGGGGTGTGCCTTCTCGACCTCGTCGAGCAGCACGACCGAGTACGGCCTGCGCCGCACAGCCTCGGTGAGCTGGCCGCCCTGCTCGTACCCGACGTACCCGGGAGGGGCGCCGACGAGCCTGGCGACCGAGTGCTTTTCGCCGTACTCCGACATGTCGATGCGCACCATGGCGTGCTCGTCGTCGAAGAGAAACTCGGCGAGCGCTTTGGCGAGCTCGGTTTTGCCGACGCCCGTGGGCCCCAAGAACAGGAAGGAACCCGTGGGCCTATTGGGATCGGCGATGCCGGCCCGCGTGCGCCGCACCGCATCGGCGACCGCGCCCACCGCGTCGGTCTGCCCGATGAGCCGCTTGCCCAGCTCGCGCTCGAGCGACAGCAGCTTCTCGGTTTCGCCCTGCATCAGGCGGCCGACCGGAATGCCCGTCCATGCCGCCACGACGCCCGCGATTTCTTCGTCGGTCACCTGGTCGCTGACCATGCGCGCCTCGGGCGCTTGGCCGTCTGCCCCGGATCCCGCGGCCTCTTCACTCTCGGCGTCAGCGAGCTGCTTCTGAATGACAGGGATCTCGCCGTACAGCAGCTTGGACGCCTTTTCGAGCTTGCCCTCGCGCTGTGCCATGTCGGCTTCCATGCGCAGCTGGTCAAGTTTTTCGCGCAGCTCGCCCACCCGGTTGAGGGAGGCACGCTCGCGCTCCCAGCGCACCTCGAGCCCGCTGAGAACGTCGAGCTTCGCCGCGAGGTCTTCGCGCAACTTGGCGAGACGCTCCTTCGATGCGTCGTCCTTCTCCTTCTTCAGCGCGAGTTCTTCGAGCTTCAGCCGGTCGACGGCGCGACGCAGCTCATCGATCTCGACGGGTGCCGAGTCGATCTCCATGCGCAGCCGGCTTGCGGCCTCGTCAATCAGGTCGATGGCCTTATCGGGCAGCTGGCGTGCCTGAATGTAGCGGTCTGACAGCGCGGCGGCCGCGACGAGGGCCGAGTCGGCGATCGTCACCTTGTGGTGGGCCTCGTAGCGCTCCTTCAACCCACGCAAGATCGCGATCGTGTCTTCGACCGACGGTTCGCCCACGTATACCTGCTGGAAGCGGCGCTCGAGCGCGGCATCCTTTTCGATGTATTCGCGGTATTCGTCGAGCGTGGTCGCACCGATGAGGCGCAGCTCACCGCGGGCCAGCATCGGCTTGAGCATTTGGGATGCCGCCACCGAGCTTTCGCCGCCACCCGCGCCCATAAGCGTGTGCAGCTCATCGATGAAGGTGATGTATTTGCCGTCGGAGTCTTTGATCTCTTGCAGCACGGCCTTCATGCGCTCTTCGAACTCGCCGCGGTACTTTGCGCCCGCGATCAGCGCCGAAATATCGAGCGAGATGAGCTCTTTGTCCTTGAGTGACTCGGCGACGTCGCCCGCGACGATGCGCTGGGCGAGGCCCTCGACCACCGCGGTCTTGCCGACGCCGGGTTCGCCGATGAGCACGGGGTTGTTCTTCGTGCGGCGCGTGAGCACCTGGCTGACGCGCCGAATCTCGGCGTCGCGCCCGATCACCGGATCGAGTTTGCCCGAGCGGGCCACCTCGGTGAGGTTGATACCAAACTGCTCGAGTGCGCTTTCGCCGCCTTCGCCCTGGGCGGGCTGCCAATTTGCTTGCATGTTGTGGGTTCCCCTCTCGTGGAGATCTTGCCGGGCCGCGGTGCTTCGTAATGAGCCATCGCGCGGTCTCGGTAAACTTGAGTGTTAGTGACTCAAGTCTAACTGAATCCCCCGGTCTGCGCTATCGTTTCTGCTGATCGGCCCGTGAAAATCTCAGCAATCTTCAAGTTCGCCATCACACTTCGTCACGCGGCTACCGCTCGCCGCCCGCGAAGCACCGACGCTTGCGCCCCCGGCAAGTCCAGCAACATCAAGCACCTTGCTTTCTGCGGGCTTGATTGCGTCACAGGCGATAGCCGGGATGAGTGCCTTTCATCTGTGGAGCAAAGATCTGGCCGGAGAAGCTTGAAGGGCTCAGGGGCTGCTGTTGCGTGTCATCGATGACTCCGCCTCAGGCCTTCATCGCCTTTAGTGACGGAGTTAGATGCCGCGCCGAAGAGCACTCAGTCATTAAGGTTAATCGCCGCTACGGAGCTCACGCGCGATGGCCTGCGCCGCAGCACGGATGTTGCGGGCGAAGAACGCTTCGTCCCATCTCTCTGGCGACATGACAATCTCCACTGCGGCATTCGGATACCCGTCACCTCCCGGAATAGGGGCCGCGATAGCAACGCTGCCTGTTCTATGTTGAACGTAGTAACCCTTCTGTTTCCCCGCAGCCAATGCCCGCCGAATCTCGTTGGCGCTTCCGGAAGCAAGGGCCGACTGTCGAGGCGATATATGCCGCACAAGTTCGTCCCGCCATTCGTGGCTTTGCGTGAAAGTAAGTGCCGCCCCCATAGCAGTAGCGAGAATTGGGAAGACTTTCCCCTCTTGAGCGCGCGTTGGAGCCGACCTCGTTCCCCTGACATGTCCCACATACATCGCTTCCGCGGTATCCGGCGCATTGGTCGTGAGTACCCCTAAAAACACGTTCTCGCCACTGGCGTCATACAGCCGGGTGAGATGCACCTGCGCCGCCTGGCGAAGCTTGAATTGCAGCTCTGAGTACTGTGCGAGTTCCCACACCAGGGATCCCACGCAGAATCTACCGCTCGAGGTTTTACTCAGCATTCCTAGCTGCACCAGATCATTTATAAGTCGGTGCGTTGACGACCGCGGAATTCCCGAACGCTGTCCCAGCTCTTTCGCTGACATCGTATTTTGTTCTTGAGTAAAGCAGCGCAAAATACTGACTGCACGAGATAGCAAGGGGGCCACCCCTTGGCTCGAGTGATCGTCATTCCCATGAATTGAATGTTCAGGTGCAGCGAAGGCTGGCATAGACAGTTCAGGCTCACCCAACACGCTGCTATGCACGTCATTCCTCCTCGAACACCGCGTGCATATTTATTGCACGGACACAGTTGCTTCTAACCTTGACCTTATGCTGGGCTTGCACTCAGAGCACTGCTTATTTCACTCGATCTGTTGACTCAACGCGTAGTCATCGCGGCAGGGTCCAGACTCCGAACAGCTCTCGGACTCAAACCGAACTGCCGCTTGAATGCACGGCTAAAATTGGTTGCTTCAAAGAAACCCCATTTCGCAGCGAGCGTCGCTACAGTCTCTCCTGCCAACGCAGGATCTTCGAGATCTCGCCGGCAACGCTCTAACCGGCGTTCCCTCACCCATGAGGTCACGGTAAGCCCATTCCGCTGAAACAGCATCTGCAGATACCGAGGAGAAATAAAGTGCTGTGCCGCAATCTTGCCCGGCCCCAGATCTGGGTCGCCCAAGTGCTGTTCGGCATAGTTCATTATGGATCGCATGAGCACGCTCGAAGAGCTTCCCTGCGGCTGCTGGTCGAGTTCCGCAGAGAGCATGGTCCCCACCAGATCCACAATGTTCTGAGGTAGGCGAGACCCGGAAGGCCGGGAGAAATGATCCAGCTGGTCCATAAGCCGAGTCATGAAAAGGGAGATCCCCGCAGCAAGCCCCGATGACCCGTCAAACCTCACCGCGGTGAGCTCCGCGATTGCATCTGCAGGCAACGCGAGGAGCTCTTTCGGAAACATAATGATGGCGGTGCGGGCACCCTCCGGAACGAGCAAAGAGTAGGGCCTTGATGAGTCGTAGAGTGCAAGATCACCTTCCCGCAGCACCGCTTCGCGAGAATCTTGCATGACCATGCTTTCACCTTCAAGCATCAGGCTGAGCTTATAGAAGCCGTTTCCTCGCCCGTCGCGGATGAGTTCTGGTGTGCGTTCGACGGTGTGAGCCGACGCTGCGATATCTAAGCACACCATTTGTCCGCGGCTACAAGAACGCATTGTTCCAGCAAATTGGCTGCGTGGCGCATAGCCTCAGTTGGTACGGGTAGTCCATCTACCCGGTACTCCTATTCTGGGCAGGTGGTACTGCCGCGCGTTATGCGCTTTTCTGGAACTAGCGGCACAATACGGTGCTGCTGACACAGTTTCAGGAGGTGGCCGGTGATGGCCGATTACCGAAAAATCATGGATCTGCTCCTCGATCAGCGCAGCTACGCGACGATCACGGAGCTTGTGGGATGTTCTCGCCGAGAGGTTGCAGCAGCGAAGAAGGTGATCGCGACGCGCGGGATTACTCGCGCTTTGTTCCAGCCCATGACCGATGCCGAGGTGCGGGGTTTGTTCCCCGATGGGCGCGCTCGAGTGAGCGATGATTATGAACAGCCCGACTACCGACGGGTGGTGGCATCGATGCGGAAGAATCGGCATTTCACGCTGCAGCAAGCCTGGTCACGCTATGTCGGTCAAGATAGCGGAGGGCTGAGGAAATATGGGTACGCCCAGTACTGCCATCTCTTCAGCGACTACCTGAGGAAGAACGATCTCGTCGCGACGCTCAAACATGAGCCGGGTCGGGCGATACTTGTCGATTGGGCTGGCGACACCCTCGACCTCGTCGACCAGGCAACCGGGGAAATCACCAAGGCGATCTTGTTTGTTGCAGCGCTCCCGTTTTCGGGTGCGGTGTTCTGCCACGCGTATACGGACATGAAATCACCGTCGTGGATTGACGCGCATGCGCGTGCGTTCTCGTTCTTTGGGGGCACGACGAAGTTGATCGTGCCCGATAACCCGACAACCTCGACACATCGGCTGCGGCAGGGTGATGCGGAGCGGGTAGTGAACGCACGCTACCGGCAGTTCGCTGACCATTACGGAGTCGCGGTCGTGCCCGCCAGAGTCAAGAAACCACGCGACAAAGCGGCTGCCGAGAACGCGGTAAACGTAGTCAATAAACGTGTCATCGGATATCTTGCCGAGGAAACATGGTCGAGTCTTGCGGAGTTGAACGAAGCGATCGAGGAGCGGGTACACGAGATCAATCACGTGATGTTACGCGCCGACGACACCACCAGATGGGAACGATTCGAGACCGAGGAAGCGGCAGAACTTGGGCCGATGCCTGCCGACCCGTTTGAAGAAGTCGAGTGGAAAGACGTGAAGGTGGGGCGGAACTACCACGTCACCTGCAATTACATGCACTACTCCGTTCCCCATGCTTACGCTGGCCGCCTCCTTCGGGCCCGACTCACCTCGGCGAGAGTGGCAGTGTTCGATGGGCACGATCTTGTCTGTGAACACCGACGCCTCACCGGGCGTAAAGGCCAGTATGCGACCCAGCCTGCGCATGTGCCGCCACAGCACCGCAACATTGATGGGCTGTGGACCAGGCGATGGTTCACCGATCTCGCGCGGAGCTTCGGCCCCGCGACCGTGACCGTGATCGAGCAGGTTCTTGACCGTCAGCAGATCGAGGCGCAGGGCTTCCTCGACTGCCAGAATATTCTCACCGGGTTGGGGAGGCGGAACAAGCAGCGACTCGAGGCTGCCTGCCAGCAGGTGTTGAACCTCGGAACGGCACCCACATACACCGTGTTGAAACGCATGATGGCGGGCATCGATAGCGACGTCAAGAAACCTGCACCCCGAGTGCCGGCAGGGTCAACGCAGAAAGGCCAAGCAAAGCGAGTGAGTCCCGTTAAGTTCGAAGAGTTTGCTGACGTGTACGTGCGCGACGCTTCTCACTACGCCCCAGGCAACGGGCAGCAGGGAGGCGCAGCCTAATGTTCAGCAGCGAAGACCACGAGAAATTCCGCACCCTCAGGATCACGCACGTTGCGCTCCAGTTCGAGCAGCTCATCGCTGATGAGGCGAATGACCATCTCACCCCCGAACAACTCTTTCAAACCGCCGCCGATTTAGCGCTCGGGATCCGGCGCGAGAACCGGGTCAACGGGTTCATCAAGAAGGCCGGGTTCCCTCATCCGACCGCGTCAGTCGCAGAGATCGACTATCGAGAAGGGCGTGGCCTCACTAAAGTCAGGATGCAACGTTACGCGGCAGCCGCATGGCGGCAAGACCCGAGGAACGTGCTGATCATGTCACCTACCGGCGGCGGGAAAACGTATCTAGCGTGCGCGATCGGGATCGCGGCCTGCCACACCGAACACTCGGTGACTTACGTTCGCATGGATGACCTTGCCCGCCGCCTCCTCGTCGCGAGGGGTGACAGCATCCAGCATCAGCAGCTCTTGAACGACCTCTCAAACGTTGAAGTGCTTATTTTGGATGATTTCCTCACCATCGGTATTGATGCTGACGCCGCGAATGACCTCTTCACAATCCTCGCGAACAGAGACACGAGGCTGCCCACGATTATCGCGTCACAGTCGGGGCCGGGCTATTGGCTCGAAGCGCTCCCGGACCGAGTCGCGGCCGACTCGATCGTGAACAGGCTCGTCTCTGGCTCCCGCCGCATCGATCTGGGCACTATCGATATGCGGAGCCTGCACGCCGAACGCGCACGCAAGAAAGAGGACCACTGGGAGTAGCAGGAGCGAGCGGCCTGGCATCCAGCGTCTTCGACTGGGTGCCAGTACCCCCTCGCCAGAATAGGAGTACCGGGTATGTGGACTACCCGTACCATCAAGGGCTACTTGTCAGCTGCGTTCGCTGCGAACAGCAAGCGGCATGACAGAGTTTTTTACCAGGTCACTGAACTCTTCCAATGTTCGTGTCCGCATGGTGCGAACGCCCGAATTCATGGTTTCTGTGAGAGTGGAGGAATGAGTCATAATGTTCTCGCTTTCCCGTGCTTCATTGCATCAAGATGTACTCCTCAAGATACGAAAGCGGTGTCTCTTGTGGTGGGAAAATCCCGTCTCGCGAGAAACTTTCTGGCTTACACCTTTCACACTACGAACATTTACGGGTTGCCAAAGTCCTGGCTCGCACACCGCCAACTACAAGGAGGCCCCTGCGAAGTATCTCGCAGGGGCCTCCTCAGACGAATTGTGAAATTAAGCGAACGTCACCACTGTACGTCCGTTATGGAGGTGCATCTGGGTGTATGCCTCGTTCACTTCGTCGAGCGAAATGGAACGAGATACAAGTTCGTCAAGCTTAAATTGGCCCTCGTTATAGAGCTTTACGAAATAAGGGATGTCCCGTTTGAAGTTCGTTGAGCCGTTAAAGATAGGTCGAATTCTCACCTGGTTCCAAACGAACGAGGGCCCAATTTCTATCTCGAGTTTGGTGCCTGGTTTATTCAGGCCAACAACTCCTAGCTCACCAGCACGTCCGACGGACTCGTACGCATACTTGGTAGCCTCTGGCCGACCAACAAAATCAAAGACGAAGTCAGCACCGCCGCCAGTAAGCTCCCGGATAGCCGAGGCTGGATCGACCTCTGCCGAATTTACGACATCCGTCGCACCAAATCGTCGCGCATGCTCAAGCTTGTCATCAACCACATCAACAGCGATGATCTGAGCAGCACCAACAAGCACAGCAGCCTGAATCGCCATCAAGCCAAGGCCTCCGCACCCGTATACAGCCACTGTCGCACCGTTGGGTACCTGAGCCGCATTTAAGACGGCCCCAGCACCGGCGAGCACGCCACACCCCAAGACACAAGCTATTTCATGCGGGATCGGCTGGTCAACGCGAACAATGTTGTTCTCATGCAGCAATACCTGCTCCGCGAATCCGCCCAGGTGTGTCAACGCGGTTACCGGCACGCCTTCAAGCGACAATCGAGGAGCTTCCGATTCCAGGCGGGGTCAAGTCCCGTGGAGTGGTGTAACGATCATTCTTCGAGAATGAGCTTGGCTACGCAGTCAACGTGAGGGGTAGTTCCACAGCCACCTCCTCAGCAACGTTGTCCGTGATGAGGCGAACCCTGCAACGAGCCAACACCTCGAGTCCGAGGTATCGGCGGCCCTCCGCCCACTCGTCAGATTGCTCTGCCAGGACCGCTCCAACGAGCCGGGTGATCGCGTCTCGATTCGGGAAAATACCGACAACGTCAGTGCGACGTCTGATTTCTTTGTTGAGACGTTCGTTGGGGTTGTTCGACCAGATCTGCTGCCACACATCTTTCGGGAACGCCGTGAATGCGAGGATATCGGCGCGGGCAGCATCGAGATGATCGTGCACGCCAGGCAGTTTCTCGCCGACGTAGTCCAGGAGCCGGTCGAACTGTGCCTCGACAGCTGCAACGTCGGGCTGGTCATAGACGGAATGCAGCATTGCTTTCACGGCAGGCCACATCTGCTTCGGGCAGGCCGACATGAGGTTCGCGGCGTAGTGGGTGCGGCAACGCTGCCAACTGGTGCCGGGAAAGTTGGCCCGCATGGCCTCGACCAGGCCAGCGTGTGCGTCTGACGTGATGAGCTGCACTCCGGTCAGTCCTCTCGCGACGAGGTCCGCGAAGAACATGTTCCACGCCGCCCCGGTCTCGCTCGTCGCGACCTGCATGCCGAGCACTTCACGATGCCCATCGGCGTTGACGCCGGTCGCGACGAGCACGACCGTGTTGATCACTCGCCCGCCCTCACGTACTTTCATGGTGAGGGCGTCACACGCGACGAACGTGAACGGGCCGGCATCACTGAGCGGTCGGGTGCGGAACTCGGTGACGTGTTCGTCGAGATCAGTGGCCATGCGAGAGACCTGCGATTTCGACAGTGAGTGAATGCCGAGCGTTTTCACGAGTTTGTCCATGCGTCTCGTGGAGACGCCCGCGAGGTAGGCGTCAGCGACGACGGTGATCATCGCTGACTCGGACCGTTTGCGTCGTTCGAGGAGCCAGTCAGGGAAGTAGCTGCCCTGCCGTAGTTTCGGGATCTGCACATCGATCGTGCCGACGCGGGTATCGAGCTCGCGGGCCCGGTACCCGTTGCGGGAGTTCGTGCGGTCTGGTGAAGGGGTGCCGTACTCGGCGCCGCAGACCGCGTCGGCCTCGGCGGAGAGGAGCGTGTTGATCATGGTGTGCAGCAGGGTGCGCATCAGATCTGGCGAAGCGTCGCCCAGGGCTTGGGTGAGAACAGCAGCAGGGTCGACAATAGAAGGAGTGGTCATCGGTGTGATGCCCTTTCGAGTGAGAGTTAGAAGGCTTCTCGAAGGTGTCCCCGGTGGCCACGCTGTTCTTTCAGTGGGGCCGTTGTTACTCGGGGTTCGTTACACCACTCTACGGGGCACTACTCTTCGAGTAACGCTAGGCCGTTTGAGGCTTGCCCACAGCCGCTTCCTCGTTACCTTGCGTGTGAGGGTCACAGCAGTACGCGCGGAGACAATTTTTAAGGGGTTCGAACATTAAATGCGTCATCTGTGGAGGCGAATCACTAACAGTTGTTTGACGGTTCTGCTCAAAGTCTGCACACCATCATCTGTCGACCAAAGCTTTACAGGGATGGAAGGTTTAGAGGCCAGCCATGAACTCCAACTGATCGGCCCGTGAATATCTCAGCAATCTTCAAGTTCGCCATCACACTTCGTCACGCGGCTACCGCTCGCCGCCCGCGAACCTTACAGTGGGGAGCATGGTGAACTATCGATTCCTCGGCAACAGCGGCCTCAAGATCTCAGAAATTACCCTCGGCAACTGGGTAACCCACGCGTCACAGGTGTCTGACGATGCCGCGGTGCGCACCGTGCACGCGGCGCTCGACGCCGGCATCACGACGTTTGACACGGCAGACACCTACGCCAACACCGCGGCAGAGACCGTGCTGGGTGACGCACTGCAGGGTCAGCGCCGTGCCGGGCTCGAGATTTTCACGAAGGTGTTCTTCCCCACCGGCCCAATGGGCCCGAACGACACCGGCCTCAGCCGCAAGCACATTTTCGAGTCCATCGACGGATCGCTGCAGCGCCTGCAGACCGATTACGTCGACCTTTACCAGGCTCACCGCTACGACCATGAGACCCCGCTCGAAGAGACGATGCAGGCATTCGCCGACGTCGTGCGCCAGGGTAAGGCGCTGTACATTGGCGTCTCGGAGTGGACGGCAGAGCAGCTGCGCGAGGGCCACGCGCTCTCAAAGCAGCTCGGCTTCCAGTTGATCTCGAACCAGCCGCAGTACTCCATGCTGCACCGCGTCATCGAGGGCAAGGTTGTGCCCGCATCTGAAGAGCTCGGCATCTCTCAGATCGTGTGGTCGCCCATGGCGCAGGGCGTGCTCTCGGGCAAGTACCTGCCGGGCCAGCCCGTGCCGGCTGGCTCGCGCGCCACTGACGACAAGAGCGGCGCGAACTTCATCTCGAAGTTCTTGCGCGACGACATTCTCGAGGCCGTGCAGCGACTGAAGCCCATCGCGGCCGATGCCGGGCTCACGATGCCGCAGCTCGCCATCGCGTGGGTGTTGCAGAACCCCAACATTGCCGCGGCGCTCGTGGGCGCTTCGCGCCCCGAGCAGCTGGCCGACACGGTGAAGGCTTCGGGCGTCGTGCTCGACGACGACACGAAGGCCGCCATCGACACCGCCCTCGGCGATGTTGTGTTCAGCGACCCCGAAGACACCTACACGGTGTCGCCGAAGCAGCGCCTGGTCTAGCGTCCCACCCGGGCCGCGCTTGGGCCCCGTCGCAGGGGTCGCTGCCGTGATTCACCGCAGCGACCCCTGCGATGGTGAAGCATGCCATCCTGGCCCTAGGTTCTGCGGCCGAGCCGGAGTACCGTAGGCACCATGCTGCGCGATATTGAGGTTCAGATGCCCGGCGAGACCGTCACACGCTTTGGCGACCTCGCGCCAGGAGCGGCGCTCGTCGTCAACGTCGCCTCAAAGTGCGGATTCACCCCGCAATACGCGGGGCTTGAGGAGCTTCGCCAGGAGTTTGAGCCGCTCGGCCTGGCCGTCATCGGCATGCCCTGTAACCAGTTTCTGTTTCAGGAGCCTGGCACCGACGGCGAGATCGCTGAGTTCTGCTCGCTCACCTACGGCGTCGATTTTCCACTGCTCGCCAAGGGTCGGGTGAACGGCGCCAAAGCAGAGCCGCTGTTCGCAGCGCTGCGGGTGGCAAAAGACCCGACGGGCAAGGCCGGCAAGGTGCGCTGGAACTTCGAAAAGTTTGTCATTAGCCGCGACCCTGCAGGCGGCGGCGACCCCCAGATCGTGCGCTTTAGGTCGGCGACCGAGCCCAATGACCCGGCCCTGCGCGCGGCAATCATGGACGCGCTCGCCTAGCCGCGTCACGTGCGCGGCGGTGCACCAGCGCACCAGCGCACCGACGCACCGACGCACCGACGCACCGACGCACCGACGCACCGACGCACGCCATGATGCCGAACCTGCGGCCATGGCGGCGAGATTGCTGACCGGTGCCGCGATCCGGATCATGCCCCAAAACACCGGCGCGCGAAGTCCCGGCCACCGGAACTTAGCGGGCAAACCCTTGACAGCGCGGCTGATTCCCAGAGATGATGGCCAAAGTTTCGAGGGCATTGATACTTCGCGGGAACATCACGTTTCGCGGGCGCAACCCCTATGCGGCACCACCCTGGCCGCATCCACTCGAAGGCAGGCGAACACTCCTCGAACTCTTGGATGGTTCGCCGCACAGGGGCCACACGGCCACAGCTTCCGACCTCAGTATCGCGGTCGGGGCACCCCGTGCGCTGCAGCGTTTCGTCGCGCAGCCCAAACGAGAGTGACCATCGAGATGACCACAGCTGTTCAAACGATCACCGAAGAAGAAGTTTTTATCGCGCACGAGGGCGGCAAGCTCTCGGTCACCGTTGACCGCCCGATCACTTCCAAGCGCGACCTCTCCATCGCGTACACCCCAGGCGTGGCGCAGGTCAGCCGCGGTATTGCCGCCGATCAAGACCTGGCCAAGTCGTACACCTGGGCGTCGCGCCTCGTCGCCGTCATTTCAGACGGCACCGCCGTGCTCGGCCTCGGCGATATTGGGGCGAAGGCCTCGCTGCCCGTGATGGAGGGCAAGTCAGCGCTGTTCAAAACATTCGCCGGGCTCGATTCCATTCCCATCGTGCTGAACACCACCGACCCCGACGAGATCGTTGAAACGATCGTGCGCATCGCGCCGAGCTTTGGGGCCGTCAACCTCGAGGATATTTCAGCGCCGCGCTGCTTCGAGATCGAGAAGCGCGTCATCGAGGCGCTCGATATGCCCGTGATGCACGACGATCAGCATGGCACCGCCGTGGTCGTGCTCGCGGCACTCACGAACGCAATCAAGGTGGTGGGCAAGGAGCTCACTTCCCTGCGCGTGGTTGTGACGGGCGCGGGTGCCGCGGGCATCGCGGTGGCCGAGATTCTGCTCGCCTCGGGCATCAGCGACGTGATTCTCATCGATTCAAAGGGGGCGCTGGGCTCCTCACGCGCTGACCTCACCGGTGTGAAGCTCGACATCGCCGGCCGGTCAAACCCGCGCCAGATTGCGGGCGGCACGAAGGAGGCCCTCGCGGGCGCCGACGTGTTCATCGGGGTGTCATCGTCGAAGGTGCCCACGGAGCACGCCGAGGGCATGGCCGAGGGCGCGATCGTGTTTGCGCTGTCGAACCCCGACCCCGAGATCACCCCAGAAGACGCCGAATCATTTGCCTCGGTGATCGCGACGGGCCGCAGTGACTACCCCAACCAGATCAACAACGTGCTCGCGTTCCCCGGCATTTTCCGCGGTGCGCTCGACGCGAGCGCCCGTCGCATCACGCTCGAGATGAAGCTCGCTGCGGCGCATGCCATCGCCGAGCTCGTGGGCGATGACCTCGCCGCCGACTTCATCGTGCCGAGCCCGCTCGACCCCCGGGTTGCGCCCGCGGTCGCCGCGGCCGTGATCGCGGCGGTGTAGCTGGCGACTGGGCCGTTCGGGTGGCAGAAAGGGCGGTGGTATCTCAGCGAGATACCACCGCCCTTTCGCGGTTTCTTTGCTAATTCCCTAGCCTGCAGAGGCGGCGGCGAGGTCAGCCACCTCTGCCGCTGACAGCTCAAGCGTCGCCGATGCGAGCAGTGCGGGCAGCTGCTCCACGGTGCGGGCGCTCGCGATCGGCGCGGTGATCACCGACTGCGCACGCAACCAGGCGAGCGATACCGTGGCGACCGGCACGCTGTGCGCCGCCGCAATCGCGTCGAGCGCCGCGAGGGTCGCCCGGCCGCGATCGTCGAGATACTCGGCTGCCCCGGCGGCACGTGGGCTCGCGCCCGCTGCCGTGGTATCGCTCACGTCACGGTACTTGCCCGCGAGGAATCCCTTGGCGAGCGAGAAGTACGGAAATACTGCCAGGTTCTCGGCCTCGGCGACCTCGCGCAGGCCGTTCGTTTCGAACCTGCGCTCCACCAGGTTGTAATGGGGCTGCAGCGCCACCGGCAGGTGGAAGCCACCGTCGCGCGCGATCCGGATCCACTCGGCAACCCGCTCGGCCGTGTAGTTCGAGACGCCAATCGCACGAATCTTGCCGCTGTCTA
It encodes:
- a CDS encoding IS256 family transposase is translated as MTTPSIVDPAAVLTQALGDASPDLMRTLLHTMINTLLSAEADAVCGAEYGTPSPDRTNSRNGYRARELDTRVGTIDVQIPKLRQGSYFPDWLLERRKRSESAMITVVADAYLAGVSTRRMDKLVKTLGIHSLSKSQVSRMATDLDEHVTEFRTRPLSDAGPFTFVACDALTMKVREGGRVINTVVLVATGVNADGHREVLGMQVATSETGAAWNMFFADLVARGLTGVQLITSDAHAGLVEAMRANFPGTSWQRCRTHYAANLMSACPKQMWPAVKAMLHSVYDQPDVAAVEAQFDRLLDYVGEKLPGVHDHLDAARADILAFTAFPKDVWQQIWSNNPNERLNKEIRRRTDVVGIFPNRDAITRLVGAVLAEQSDEWAEGRRYLGLEVLARCRVRLITDNVAEEVAVELPLTLTA
- a CDS encoding aldo/keto reductase family protein, which gives rise to MVNYRFLGNSGLKISEITLGNWVTHASQVSDDAAVRTVHAALDAGITTFDTADTYANTAAETVLGDALQGQRRAGLEIFTKVFFPTGPMGPNDTGLSRKHIFESIDGSLQRLQTDYVDLYQAHRYDHETPLEETMQAFADVVRQGKALYIGVSEWTAEQLREGHALSKQLGFQLISNQPQYSMLHRVIEGKVVPASEELGISQIVWSPMAQGVLSGKYLPGQPVPAGSRATDDKSGANFISKFLRDDILEAVQRLKPIAADAGLTMPQLAIAWVLQNPNIAAALVGASRPEQLADTVKASGVVLDDDTKAAIDTALGDVVFSDPEDTYTVSPKQRLV
- a CDS encoding glutathione peroxidase; translated protein: MLRDIEVQMPGETVTRFGDLAPGAALVVNVASKCGFTPQYAGLEELRQEFEPLGLAVIGMPCNQFLFQEPGTDGEIAEFCSLTYGVDFPLLAKGRVNGAKAEPLFAALRVAKDPTGKAGKVRWNFEKFVISRDPAGGGDPQIVRFRSATEPNDPALRAAIMDALA
- a CDS encoding NAD(P)-dependent malic enzyme, whose translation is MTTAVQTITEEEVFIAHEGGKLSVTVDRPITSKRDLSIAYTPGVAQVSRGIAADQDLAKSYTWASRLVAVISDGTAVLGLGDIGAKASLPVMEGKSALFKTFAGLDSIPIVLNTTDPDEIVETIVRIAPSFGAVNLEDISAPRCFEIEKRVIEALDMPVMHDDQHGTAVVVLAALTNAIKVVGKELTSLRVVVTGAGAAGIAVAEILLASGISDVILIDSKGALGSSRADLTGVKLDIAGRSNPRQIAGGTKEALAGADVFIGVSSSKVPTEHAEGMAEGAIVFALSNPDPEITPEDAESFASVIATGRSDYPNQINNVLAFPGIFRGALDASARRITLEMKLAAAHAIAELVGDDLAADFIVPSPLDPRVAPAVAAAVIAAV
- a CDS encoding aldo/keto reductase, whose protein sequence is MPHPARVRIGASALEITPLALGGNVFGWTADRETSFDVLDAFLAGGGNFIDTADGYSHWVPGNGGGESELIIGEWLAARGNRDAVVIATKVSTHPQFLGLVADNVRAAVDASLARLQTDYIDLYYAHFDDPETPLAETVAAFSALVDSGKIRAIGVSNYTAERVAEWIRIARDGGFHLPVALQPHYNLVERRFETNGLREVAEAENLAVFPYFSLAKGFLAGKYRDVSDTTAAGASPRAAGAAEYLDDRGRATLAALDAIAAAHSVPVATVSLAWLRAQSVITAPIASARTVEQLPALLASATLELSAAEVADLAAASAG